From Ascochyta rabiei chromosome 16, complete sequence, the proteins below share one genomic window:
- a CDS encoding Aspergillopepsin I: MSSSRFFFVFALLAALALAAPSQVKRQGLAKRSFKVPRQLNTAHPTGPNGAAAMRKVFRKYNFKVEGDFVAYTRAAGINTTTAAVGGSNTTGTVAANPGPNAALFLSPVEVGGQTLNLDFDSGSSDLWMFSTELDAASIGQHSAFDASKSTSFKKTVGSQWKISYGDGSGAAGSVGTDTVTIGGVKVEGQTVELANKVSQSFIQDTDTDGLVGLAFSKLNTVNDGTKKTPQKTFFDNVMGNIDMPVFTADLNPDGTGVYEFGKIDATKFEGQMAWIPVKAETGFWQFPSTKFAVGDQVMQNPQGSDAIADTGTSLLLVDQPVADAYYSKVQGAQLNAQVGGYIFPCGAKLPDMSVAIGDTYMAKIPGNQITFATVDKANTTCFGGVQGNQGAGLQIYGDVMFRAQLVAFNGGNQSLGFGQKPAVK, encoded by the exons ATGTCTTCATCACGCTTCTTCTTCGTTTTCGCTCTTTTGGCAGCTCTTGCGCTCGCCGCACCATCACAAGTCAAGAGACAAGGTCTCGCAAAACGCTCGTTCAAGGTCCCGCGCCAGCTGAACACGGCCCATCCCACTGGACCCAATGGCGCCGCCGCTATGAGGAAGGTTTTCAGGAAGTACAACTTCAAGGTTGAGGGAGACTTTGTCGCATACACTAGGGCGGCAGGCATAAACACGACTACCGCAGCTGTTGGTGGTAGCAACACGACAGGAACTGTCGCCGCCAACCCCGGGCCGAACGCTGCTCTTTTCCTTTCCCCAGTCGAAGTTGGTGGCCAGACGCTGAATTTGGACTTTGATTCTGGTTCCTCTGACCT GTGGATGTTCAGCACTGAACTTGATGCCGCATCTATTGGTCAGCACTCTGCCTTTGACGCCTCCAAGTCTACTAGCTTCAAGAAGACAGTGGGTTCGCAATGGAAGATCAGCTACGGAGATGGATCTGGTGCTGCTGGAAGTGTCGGTACAGACACTGTCACTATTGGAGGTGTCAAGGTCGAGGGCCAGACCGTTGAGTTGGCCAACAAGGTCTCGCAGTCTTTTATTCAGGACACCGATACTGACGGTCTTGTCGGTCTTGCTTTCTCCAAACTCAACACTGTCAATGATGGCACCAAGAAGACCCCCCAGAAGACCTTCTTCGACAACGTCATGGGTAACATCGACATGCCTGTCTTCACGGCCGACCTTAACCCCGATGGCACAGGTGTTTATGAGTTCGGCAAGATCGATGCTACCAAGTTCGAGGGCCAGATGGCATGGATCCCCGTCAAGGCCGAGACCGGTTTCTGGCAGTTCCCCTCCACCAAGTTTGCTGTTGGTGATCAGGTCATGCAAAACCCCCAGGGTTCCGACGCTATTGCTGACACCGGTACTTCCCTCCTCCTTGTTGACCAGCCGGTTGCCGACGCCTACTACTCTAAGGTCCAGGGTGCGCAACTCAACGCTCAGGTTGGTGGTTACATCTTCCCCTGTGGAGCTAAGCTCCCTGACATGTCCGTCGCTATTGGCGACACCTACATGGCCAAGATCCCTGGTAACCAGATCACCTTCGCCACCGTCGACAAGGCCAACACGACCTGTTTCGGTGGTGTCCAGGGCAACCAGGGTGCCGGCCTCCAGATCTATGGTGATGTCATGTTCAGGGCTCAGCTCGTTGCCTTCAACGGTGGCAACCAGTCCCTCGGCTTCGGCCAGAAGCCTGCTGTAAAGTAA
- a CDS encoding alpha 1,2-mannosyltransferase 2.4.1, translating to MAGTQRYLRYIVFALFALVLLYFIGSSSSVPSAPSWPSYGSGSKDTLAPSTPSTPSTSESNDAASSPHASHAPAAAKPPTTPNGHELPPATMPGDRMNATFVTLARNQDVWEIAKSIRHVEDRFNRKFNYDWVFLNDDDFNDEFKKVTSALVSGKTKYGKIPKEHWSFPDFIDQDKAAKVREEMKEKKIIYGDSISYRHMCRYESGFFFRHPLMLDYEWYWRVEPSIEMHCDINYDTFKFMADNKKKYSFTLSLYEYVETIPTLWEATKNFTKTFPEHIAKDNSLKFVSDDNGETYNHCHFWSNFEIGNLNWLRSKAYIDYFESLDQAGGFFYERWGDAPVHSLAAALMLKKDEIHFFNDIAYYHVPFTHCPTGEQYRLDHKCHCNPKDNFDWNGYSCTARFYELNDMKKPEGYEKEQ from the exons ATGGCAGGCACACAGCGCTATCTCCGCTACATTGTCTTTGCTCTTTTC GCGCTGGTTCTCCTCTACTTCATCGGCTCCTCGTCCTCGGTCCCCTCGGCGCCGAGCTGGCCGAGCTACGGCTCAGGCTCAAAGGACACGCTCGCGCCCAGCACGCCCAGCACGCCCAGCACCTCCGAGTCCAACGATGCCGCCTCGAGCCCTCACGCATCGCACGCCCCTGCAGCGGCCAAGCCTCCGACCACGCCCAACGGCCATGAGCTGCCGCCTGCCACCATGCCCGGCGACCGCATGAATGCCACCTTCGTCACCCTCGCCCGTAACCAGGACGTCTGGGAGATCGCAAAGTCCATTCGCCACGTCGAGGACCGCTTCAACCGCAAGTTCAACTACGACTGGGTCTTCCTCAACGACGACGATTTCAACGACGAGTTCAAGAAGGTCACTTCTGCTCTGGTCTCCGGCAAGACCAAGTACGGCAAGATCCCCAAGGAGCACTGGTCCTTCCCCGACTTCATCGACCAGGACAAGGCCGCCAAGGTCCGTGAGGAGATGAAGGAAAAGAAGATCATCTACGGCGACTCCATCAGCTACAGGCACATGTGCCGCTACGAATCTGGCTTCTTCTTCCGCCACCCGTTGATGCTCGACTACGAGTGGTACTGGCGCGTCGAGCCCAGCATTGAAATGCACTGCGACATCAACTACGACACCTTCAAGTTCATGGCCGACAACAAGAAGAAGTACAGCTTTACCCTCAGTCTGTATGAATACGTCGAGACCATCCCAACTCTCTGGGAGGCCACCAAGAACTTCACCAAGACCTTCCCGGAGCACATTGCCAAGGACAATTCCCTCAAGTTCGTCAGCGACGACAACGGCGAGACCTACAACCACTGCCACTTCTGGTCTAACTTTGAGATTGGCAATCTCAACTGGCTCAGGTCCAAGGCCTACATCGACTACTTCGAGTCCCTCGACCAAGCCGGTGGTTTCTTCTACGAGCGCTGGGGTGATGCGCCCGTCCACTCCCTAGCTGCAGCCCTGATGCTGAAGAAGGACGAGATTCACTTCTTCAACGACATCGCCTACTATCACGTGCCTTTTACCCACTGCCCCACCGGGGAGCAGTACCGCCTCGACCACAAGTGCCACTGCAACCCCAAGGACAACTTTGACTGGAACGGCTACAGCT GTACAGCACGCTTCTACGAGCTCAATGACATGAAGAAGCCTGAAGGGTACGAAAAGGAGCAATAA
- a CDS encoding DNA topoisomerase 2-associated protein pat1 has product MSFFGFDPSLPRDRGHQPSAPGFGQHDAFAGFSGGAADDDVIDFEETYQGLGGRLDDADDAFNDDTFGGDGPATQQSVGKDFDFAGQTSKISNTMQEEQMLYQARQGFSRPAPQQQRPPVPQASKPTRTGYESYKDPEYIPQLEARADIWGLKPKQPAAQRQQQPEYQPSPVQYSSSPAQPAGGSRKMMSLDEVEAMMRGHGISNEARATPPVQPPPGMGYPQQYPQQHQQQFYQGQPPFPGMPPGFPGQHAPQILQRPQQHQFQQPPPQQFQQRQGPPQQQQQQQQQFHAELPGQSAQAPTPQQPTILQRQKPEPAAQQQMGASPATQPQGPPTQPRQILQNPNRLSGQGQPMAQPGQPAQQQMAGSAPGQHNRGASFPIITHPEQLLNLSEAERAAFLEEDAKRAKRNHKIAQLAKDNGLMTPQDKNFITRIQLQQLMTATGNLEERDPEAAIAEDFYYQVFSQIRGAPRQNPQQPASQFAQTYLFQTNNRFGNRRHGRGGDNHMQRMEQQIQRAVEAAKARPKAKQLVVEGSLGKIAFSNSKTPRPLLNIKRPETGDKPKPKTSIADRKDALRNIEAVYLTLMQMEDHERALPPPINESSDPEAIQAHMEWRSKIELLHKKLWLATKIMEPINPHAQAAHPFIQILSHAKGKKVIPRLFRHIDEQERITVVTMIVVHLDGLAVVGHAVATPDEPLSAAIREEVELFSQTVMPPLFAHISESPLNIIIGLLGLILDRTNLHVVARTKIGLSLLTILISRAELLKQSAPEIDAGDWDQWTVLYNRLFDTIEPVLPYLFPGTINDTDDMYIWQFLAAMGVGASPEQQQRLVIGVKDRVMETVSVSKALPVEMAGARLANVNLFMRAIGLDVELLG; this is encoded by the exons ATGTCCTTCTTCGGCTTTGACCCCAGCCTGCCAAGGGACCGCGGCCACCAGCCCAGCGCGCCAGGCTTCGGACAGCACGATGCCTTTGCCGGCTTCAGTGGAGGGGCAGCCGACGACGATGT TATCGACTTCGAGGAGACGTACCAAGGCCTAGGCGGGCGCCTCGACGATGCCGACGACGCCTTCAACGACGATACCTTCGGCGGCGACGGACCGGCCACCCAGCAGAGTGTTGGCAAGGACTTCGACTTCGCAGGCCAGACGTCCAAAATCTCAAACACGATGCAGGAAGAGCAGATGCTCTACCAGGCGCGCCAGGGCTTCTCCAGGCCTGCCCCGCAGCAACAGCGACCGCCCGTCCCACAAGCCTCAAAGCCTACCAGGACCGGCTACGAGAGCTACAAGGACCCCGAGTACATCCCTCAGCTGGAGGCGCGTGCCGATATCTGGGGCCTGAAGCCAAAGCAGCCTGCAGCTCAACGCCAGCAGCAGCCCGAGTACCAGCCATCACCTGTTCAGTACTCGAGCAGCCCTGCCCAGCCAGCTGGTGGCTCAAGGAAAATGATGAGCTTGGACGAGGTCGAGGCCATGATGCGTGGTCACGGCATCAGCAACGAGGCTCGAGCTACGCCCCCAGTCCAACCGCCTCCAGGCATGGGTTACCCTCAGCAATACCcgcagcagcaccagcaacagTTCTACCAGGGCCAGCCACCATTCCCTGGTATGCCGCCCGGCTTCCCTGGCCAGCATGCTCCGCAGATCTTGCAGCGTCCTCAACAGCACCAGTTCCAacagccgccgccgcagcaGTTTCAGCAAAGACAGGGCCCTCcccagcagcaacagcagcagcagcagcagttcCACGCCGAACTTCCTGGCCAATCAGCGCAAGCACCAACGCCTCAACAGCCCACCATCTTGCAGCGACAAAAGCCTGAGCCAGCTGCACAGCAACAGATGGGCGCTTCACCTGCGACTCAACCGCAAGGCCCACCAACCCAGCCTCGGCAGATCCTCCAGAACCCCAACCGCCTGTCTGGCCAGGGTCAACCAATGGCTCAGCCCGGTCAGCCTGCCCAACAGCAAATGGCTGGAAGTGCCCCTGGACAACACAACAGGGGTGCTTCGTTCCCTATCATTACCCATCCGGAACAGCTGCTCAACCTGTCCGAGGCCGAGCGTGCAGCTTTCCTCGAAGAGGATGCCAAGCGTGCAAAGCGTAACCACAAGATTGCGCAGTTGGCCAAAGACAACGGTCTGATGACGCCTCAAGATAAAAACTTCATTACTCGCATTCAGCTACAGCAGCTCATGACTGCCACAGGCAATCTTGAGGAGAGAGACCCGGAAGCCGCGATTGCTGAAGACTTCTATTACCAAGTCTTCAGTCAGATCCGGGGTGCTCCACGCCAAAACCCTCAGCAGCCGGCCAGCCAATTTGCTCAGACTTATCTCTTTCAGACCAACAACAGGTTCGGCAACCGGAGACACGGCCGCGGCGGTGACAACCACATGCAGCGTATGGAGCAGCAGATCCAGCGTGCGGTTGAAGCTGCCAAGGCCAGGCCCAAGGCTAAGCAGCTCGTCGTCGAAGGCAGTCTCGGAAAAATTGCCTTCAGCAACTCCAAGACTCCGCGACCCCTCCTCAACATCAAGCGTCCAGAGACAGGGGACAAGCCTAAGCCCAAGACCTCGATCGCCGACCGCAAGGATGCCCTGCGCAATATCGAGGCTGTCTACCTCACACTGATGCAAATGGAGGATCACGAACGAGCTTTGCCACCTCCGATCAACGAGAGTAGCGACCCGGAGGCCATCCAAGCGCACATGGAATGGCGCTCGAAGATTGAGTTGTTGCACAAGAAGCTCTGGCTAGCCACTAAGATTATGGAACCCATCAACCCGCACGCTCAAGCGGCGCATCCCTTTATTCAAATCTTGTCGCACGCCAAGGGGAAGAAGGTCATTCCTCGTCTTTTCCGCCATATCGACGAGCAAGAGCGCATAACAGTCGTTACTATGATCGTCGTTCATCTTGACGGTCTTGCCGTCGTTGGGCATGCCGTTGCCACACCAGATGAGCCCTTGAGTGCTGCTATCCGCGAAGAGGTCGAACTATTCTCGCAGACCGTGATGCCCCCACTCTTCGCGCACATCTCTGAGTCGCCACTCAATATTATTATCGGTCTTCTTGGACTGATCCTGGATCGTACCAATCTCCATGTCGTCGCACGCACTAAGATCGGCCTGTCTCTCCTGACGATTTTGATCTCTCGTGCGGAGCTTCTCAAGCAGTCGGCTCCTGAGATTGATGCAGGAGACTGGGACCAGTGGACCGTGCTCTACAACCGTCTCTTCGACACGATTGAACCCGTGCTGCCTTACTTGTTCCCCGGCACCATCAACGACACCGACGACATGTATATCTGGCAGTTCTTGGCTGCCATGGGTGTCGGTGCTAGCCCTGAGCAACAGCAGAGGTTGGTTATTGGTGTCAAAGACCGTGTCATGGAGACGGTCTCTGTCAGCAAGGCTTTGCCTGTGGAGATGGCCGGAGCTCGCTTAGCCAACGTGAATCTGTTCATGAGGGCTATTGGTCTTGACGTCGAACTGCTTGGATGA
- a CDS encoding Taurine dioxygenase — protein MAPGLVEPVVQSTDAAPVTSLKQSVKPANTHNYVPGRTTVTQHDDTYEFEHLRPRFPDITWPALEEIPYTDKGCLGDVNFKNLLSSATEVFDYNPKIGTEVHGVDLANLTDPQKNDLARLIATRGVVFFRNQKNFGIEEQRALGQYFGRLHKHATTAVPRQEGLEDVHVVYTGEGSPDLRSLFSPTFLWHSDVTYEIQPPSYTSLKVLTGPPRGGGGDTLWSSQYAAYDMLSPHMQKYLESLTALHSADLQAQGTRDLGRTVRREPVTTEHPLVRTHPVTGWKSIFFNPGFVTKIVGVPKTESDHIISLLNEIVATSPEFHARFQWQAGDVAFWDNRVTNHSATYGFAPHRRHAVRVCNQAERPFLDPAGKSQEDDLSARYGIPKANKDGSGVVNYND, from the coding sequence AGCCTGCCAACACACACAACTACGTCCCCGGGCGCACAACGGTCACTCAACACGATGACACATATGAGTTTGAACACCTACGGCCACGCTTTCCCGATATCACGTGGCCTGCGCTGGAGGAGATTCCTTACACCGATAAAGGCTGCCTTGGTGACGTCAACTTCAAGAACCTTCTATCCTCCGCTACGGAGGTCTTCGATTACAACCCCAAGATCGGCACAGAGGTACACGGCGTGGACCTAGCCAACCTCACCGACCCTCAAAAGAATGATCTCGCAAGGCTGATTGCGACTCGAGGCGTTGTCTTTTTCCGCAACCAAAAGAACTTTGGTATTGAGGAGCAGCGTGCTCTCGGCCAATACTTCGGCCGTCTGCACAAGCACGCCACAACCGCCGTTCCTCGTCAAGAGGGTCTTGAAGACGTGCACGTTGTGTATACTGGTGAAGGATCCCCTGATCTTCGCTCCCTGTTCTCGCCCACGTTCTTGTGGCATTCAGATGTCACGTATGAGATTCAGCCTCCTTCCTACACATCTCTGAAGGTCCTCACAGGCCCCCCTcgtggtggcggcggcgacaCTCTCTGGTCTTCCCAATACGCAGCCTACGATATGCTGTCTCCCCACATGCAGAAGTATCTCGAGTCACTCACTGCGCTGCACTCTGCAGACCTACAAGCCCAAGGTACACGTGACCTCGGGCGCACCGTACGCCGCGAACCTGTAACGACGGAGCACCCACTCGTGCGCACGCACCCCGTGACAGGGTGGAAGAGTATTTTCTTCAACCCAGGCTTCGTGACCAAGATCGTCGGCGTACCCAAGACGGAAAGCGACCACATCATCAGCCTGCTCAACGAGATCGTCGCCACGAGCCCCGAGTTCCACGCGCGCTTCCAGTGGCAGGCCGGCGACGTCGCCTTCTGGGACAACCGCGTCACCAACCATTCGGCCACGTACGGCTTCGCACCGCACCGTCGCCACGCGGTCCGCGTCTGCAACCAGGCGGAACGTCCATTCCTCGACCCTGCCGGCAAGTCGCAGGAGGACGACCTGAGCGCGCGCTATGGCATCCCGAAGGCGAACAAAGACGGCTCGGGCGTCGTCAACTACAACGACTAG